The Oncorhynchus kisutch isolate 150728-3 unplaced genomic scaffold, Okis_V2 Okis05a-Okis16b_hom, whole genome shotgun sequence genome contains the following window.
ACGGTGCCGTTGCCCTCCTTGTCGAAGACGCGGAGACCCTCAACGTAGTCATCAAGTGTACCCTTCACTATTTTATCCACTTTTTCCATCATGGGCATGAAATCGGCGAAGGCCAGCCTCTTGTTGGCCATATCTGACACGACGAAGGAGAAGAGATTGACGTTAGTCACACACGGTAGGGTGGTCCATCTACAGCCTTCCACTGTTTGTTTTCATACGATCACAACGTGCACACCAGGTCAATGACAGGGTCTCGCTAGTGACGGTCGTTACCTCATTATTATTTTATATAATCAGTCTTTCAACCAGACAACAAAATGAACATTCATATTGTTACCAGATGTGGGTTCAAAGAGTATTTGTTTATTTCAAATACGTGGAGTGTTTGATCAAGACCACATGGAGGGCGGTGGGGTGGGATttacacttttgggactattccatccCCGGGCCACATTCAGTAGGGAAAACGTATGTGGGACTTTGCAATGTCATGACTAAAACAGACATCATTACTTATTCTACAGGAGTAGAGAGGCCTGTTTGGTCTTCATACTACATTTATACCTGAACGTATCATGACGTTCTCACAACGTTCTCTCAACCTATCCCTATAGGAGTAGTGGTGGTCTCACCATCGGGGGATGGTTTTCCCAGGATCGCTGCAACCTCCTTGTTCTGGGGGTTCTGTCCCAGGGCGCGCATGACATCAGCCACCTGGTTGAATCCAATCATGCTGTCACCGACTCTGTCGAAGAGCCCGAAGGCCTCTTTGAAGTCTGGAGGGCGGAGGGAAGAGCAGAAGAGTTACGATGAGTTGGATGAAGACAAGCAGAAAGTGGGCACAGACATACAGTAAGTAACCTGACAACTCTTCACACTCAGAATGTTTCAATAAATCAAAGTTGTAATATTTTAGATATTGAAAGGGACGAAAAGGAGCTTAGTCGTTATTGGTCATTTTGTTTTGTGAACCAATGGCAAAACAGACCAGATATTTGTTCAACACTTCTAGTAAAACTACACGCAATCAATGACACCGTTCTTGTAAAAGTTCATTCTAAATGCAGCACTGGAGAATGGTGAGAAACGACATGTCTCATGTTGCCGTGCTGCAGATTCAAAGATGGCGACCGCTCGATTCCTCCCTCATTGTCCCCTGAATAATTATCAACTGTAGAGGTGCAGAAAGGTAGCATGGCAGGCGGGTCCCTATTTCTATGGACTCCACTGTGAATCCCAATTGAAAGTGATCCAACAGATTACTGGCCTTATGTGATTTCTGAACTGCAGCAGCTgcccccctccctcactcactccccccTACAAGGCCTGCTGGCGTTTGGCATTTAGAACCAGCGACTGACAAGCGATACGCCCTAAGAAAGTAACCCATGCCATATACGGGCACGGGCGTGTTCGCCTACCCGGTTTAAACATAAGAATGCTGACTCTGGAGTAATCCACACACGCTAGCATAGGGCCCGCCTGCATTCCTGCAGCACCCAGCCTAGCTTCTCCTCCAGCACCCAGCCTAGCTGCTCCTCCAGCCAAATGAGCTCGCCTGTATTCCTGCAGCACCCAGCCTAGCTGCTCCTCCAGCACCCAGCCTAGCTGCTCCTCCAGCACCCAGCCTAGCTTCTCCTCCAGCCAATGGGGCCCACCTGCATTCCTGCAGCACCCAGCCTAGCTGCTCCTCCAGCCAATGGGGCCCACCTGCATTCCTGCAGCACCCAGCCTAGCTTCTACTCCAGCACCCAGCCTAGCTGCTCCTCCAGCACCCAGCCTAGCTTCTACTCCAGCACCCAGCCTAGCTTCTCCTCCAGCCAATGGGGCCCACCTGCATTCCTGCAGCACCCAGCCTAGCTTCTCCTCCAGCCAATGGGGCCCACCTGCATTCCTGCAGCACCCAGCCTAGCTTCTCCTCCAGCCAATGTGGCCCACCTGCATTCCTGCAGCACCCAGCCTAGCTTCTCCTCCAGCCAATGGGGCCCACCTGCATTCCTGCAGCACCCAGCCTAGCTTTTCCTCCAGCCAATGGGGCCCACCTGCATTCCTGCAGCACCCAGCCTAGCTTCTCCTCTAGCCAATGGGGCCCGCCTGCATTCCTGTAGCACCCAGCCTAGCTTCTTCTCCAGCACCCAGCTTAACTTCTCCTCCAGCCAATGGGGCCCACCTGCATTCCTGCAGCACCCAGCCTAGCTTCTACTCCAGCACCCAGCCTAGCTGCTCCTCCAGCCAAATGGGCTCGCCTGTATTCCTGCAGCACCCAGCCAAGCTGCTCCTCCAGCCAATGGGGCCCACCTGCATTCCTGCAGCACCCAGCCAAGCTGCTCCTCCAGCCAATGGCAATTTCTCTAGTCTAGAGTATGCAGAAGCAGTGGATTCTTTAGGAAACACTTTATAATAACTTTTATTACATTATAAATGGTtataaatgtttacaaataatgaaaaaacatttgtttatttatgattatttatgaAAGTTGATAAAGTGTTACCAATTTATTCTAATAGTGACTTGTCTGATAAAATAACACCTATACAATAATTGTATTGTATAAGATGACATACAGGAATTGTATATGGTCTTATGAACAGTGTGTTAATGATGTGTCCAGTATAGGAGAGTGTACATTCCACTGGACTGCCACTGACTGATGTGATACTTAACTAGGTGCTAAAATCAATAAAGGGCCTCAACAGTTCATTTCCAGCTCACCCTTTTCTGACCAGTTACCTACCACTAGTtagttctacacacacacacacacacacacacacacacacacacacacacacacacacacacacacacacacacacacacacaccagctgccACTAGTTCTACACACCAGCTGCCACTAGTTCTACACACCAGCTGCCACTAGTTCTACACACCAGCTGCCACTAGTTCTACACACCAGCTGCCACTAGTTCTACACACCAGCTGCCACTAGTTCTACACA
Protein-coding sequences here:
- the mylz3 gene encoding myosin, light polypeptide 3, skeletal muscle, producing the protein MADAAPAEASGASAFSADQLEDFKEAFGLFDRVGDSMIGFNQVADVMRALGQNPQNKEVAAILGKPSPDDMANKRLAFADFMPMMEKVDKIVKGTLDDYVEGLRVFDKEGNGTVSGAELRIVLGTLGEKMSEAEIDSLLIGQEDENGSINYEAFVKHVLSV